AAAACTGTCTTGctagccagacggtggtggcgcacgcctttaatcccagcactcaggaggcagagccaggaggatctctgtgagttcaaggccagcctggtctacagagcaagatccaggacaggcaccacaactacacagagaaaccctgtcttgaaaaacaaaacaaaacaaaacaaaaaagctgtcTTGCAGAGGATGCAGCTCACTTGTGgagtgctcgcctagcatgcacaaagccctggatgcTATCCCAACAttgcacaaatgtacacacaagtCATTCTAGCAcctaagaggtggaggcaggagcaccagagttcaaggccatcttcagctacacaagTAGTTCAAAGACTGCCTGAGCTACCAGACACTGagtcaaagggggggggggggttgttggttAAACGGCACTGCTCCTGGCTGGCCACCGCCCGCAGCGGCCATGCCGGCggcggaggagagtgctggtcTGAAGAATCAcaggccatggttacctttttagagctttattggggggtgggggtggagagaaagggggagaaaaagagagagggagagaaaggacagaaggaaagagcggaaaggaaagagggacacacagagggtctacccgctttttaggctgggacgctgtcccaggctgatgacgtaattaaggacaaaATCCTTACAGGGTGGAGCAGGTAAATAGAcaggttggtaaagtgcttgctatataaacatgaggacctgggtttataATCCCactggtggagacaggaggatcccttggGCTCATTGACCACCCAGCCTATCTCCATCAGTGGGACTATAAATACATGTACATGCTTCCATGCCTGATACTTCATGTGGGTTATAAAAAATGTCActggaggttgacctctggcctacacacccacacccacgccCACGCCAACGCCCACGcccacacacgcacgcacgcacacacccacacacacaatcccCCAACCTATAACCTcagtatatacatacaaatagtaATAAAACTTTTCCAGTCTCACTTCTGTAATCTCACCTGTAACTagagtctctctcctctctctctctctctctcctccctctctctctctctctctctctctctctctctctctctctctctctctctctctctctctctctcacacacacacacacacacacgggaagtgGGTCTGGAAAGGATGTGATTCAGGCACCAGGCCTGAATCACAGGGATTAATCGGGACATTTGCTGAGGCAGGATAGTGAATTTGAGCCCAGGTTAGGGTTACATGATAAAATCCTGTCTGAAAAGACATGTTTAAGGGCTAGAGCATCAAATAACTCAGCAGTCCAGAGTGCTTGTTAGGAGTTGATTtttgagtccaaggccagcctgggttacaaagtgaggaaagaaaaagagaaaagagaaagaaagtttgGAGGATGGAGATGACTCATTGAGAATGCATACTTCTCacgttgaggcaggactaagctcttcccccctgcatcaaggccatgctttgttgactcccatgggaggccttaccctttctgaagagtggatggggtggggaggaaggaggagatgggtggagggaacaggaggagaggagggaggggaaactgtggttggtaataaattttaaaaattaataattaaaaaacaagaaaaagaatgcaTACTTCTCTTGCAAAGGTCCCAGAAGcctcatcaggcagctcacagctgcctgtaatgcCTGTAAGGCAGATCCAGGGGgcctgacacctctggcctccacaggtcaTTTCTCTCCACATACCTAACACACTGACACAAGTGTGCACAACtcaatgtatgtatgtacataggtGTCTGTgtgcgtatacacacacaaagagtacTTGCCATGCAATCCAAGGGGTCGCAGTTTGAACCCCTAAACACAagtctataaccccagctctaAGGGCAGACAGCATTACCAGGGCTTGTTGGCTTCTGGCCTAAGAAACCGCAAGCCATGGGTTCAGGGAGAGAGGTCCTGCCTCAAACAAGTGGGCAGTGAGATGACTCCAGacgtcctcttctgacttcagtgGGAGCGTTCAGGTATGCATATCGGCACACACGTGTACCCACTCACACCCAAACAatctttaaaggggaaaaaagtcatGTTTGCTGTAATGAACTGTCACCCTACACATTCCTCCCAAATAATGGCGACACTGATATTCCAACACTCATTTTACTTGAGCAGCTAGGTTCATATTCGGGGCAGTGTGGAGGGGcagctggggagggaaggctgaCTGGGAAAAGGAAACAGGCACGGGGAGGGGAAGATGTAGGTTGGGTTGGGGGGCCTGGAATCCACAATCAGAAGCCAGGGAAGGCAGCTTGATCTCAGCGGTAGATTTGAAATTCTGCCAACAGTATGCAGATGTTTCGAGATGGTCAAGTATCTGCAGGCACATGACCGGAAGTGTCCACTTGCCAGGCTGGGTCAATGTGAAAAGCCAAGGTCCTTATGGGAGAGGGGCCACCGTGCTGTCTGGGTCCTGCATTAGTGGGTTTTGAGCCCGGGGTTCCTGAGGGCTGACAGGGTGATGAGGAGCTGGGCTGCGTAGTAGGTGCTCATGGTCATTAGGCGGGCAAAGGGTAAGGAGCTGACGAAAGTGTTCCAGGCCAGCACACCGTCGGAGATTGTGAAGAGCACACCGCCCCAGCCAGCAGTCCCACCCCAGACAAGGCTGCGCCACAGCATGGAGCTCAGGACCAGCCCATAGGCCAACACGGGAAGGaccatctccagctccaggtgtgGCAGGATGAAGCTGTAGTAGACGAGCGAGGCCAGGATGATGTACAGCAGCAATCCGGGCTGCGGCGGGGACAGGCCAAAAGCCCAGAGGTAGAATAAATGGGCAGCAGAGAAGGCAGCCATGCCTGAGGGAGAGAGGTATGGGCACCCAGTGAGGCAGGGGTGGGTGCCCAGGGAGGCGGGAGTTGGCCTCCTGCTTCTCACTGTTGTCTTGGCCACCACCAGACCCAAA
The nucleotide sequence above comes from Peromyscus maniculatus bairdii isolate BWxNUB_F1_BW_parent chromosome 1, HU_Pman_BW_mat_3.1, whole genome shotgun sequence. Encoded proteins:
- the Tmem86b gene encoding lysoplasmalogenase TMEM86B isoform X2 codes for the protein MDARKEGLPLKTLFSDQVRRWLAPFILTCSVYFLLWIPEDQPSWVSALVKCLPILCLVVFLWAVAPGGSYSWLLQGALVCSAVGDACLIWPEAFLYGMAAFSAAHLFYLWAFGLSPPQPGLLLYIILASLVYYSFILPHLELEMVLPVLAYGLVLSSMLWRSLVWGGTAGWGGVLFTISDGVLAWNTFVSSLPFARLMTMSTYYAAQLLITLSALRNPGLKTH
- the Tmem86b gene encoding lysoplasmalogenase TMEM86B isoform X1, which gives rise to MDARKEGLPLKTLFSDQHPQVRRWLAPFILTCSVYFLLWIPEDQPSWVSALVKCLPILCLVVFLWAVAPGGSYSWLLQGALVCSAVGDACLIWPEAFLYGMAAFSAAHLFYLWAFGLSPPQPGLLLYIILASLVYYSFILPHLELEMVLPVLAYGLVLSSMLWRSLVWGGTAGWGGVLFTISDGVLAWNTFVSSLPFARLMTMSTYYAAQLLITLSALRNPGLKTH